A genomic region of Trifolium pratense cultivar HEN17-A07 linkage group LG3, ARS_RC_1.1, whole genome shotgun sequence contains the following coding sequences:
- the LOC123915363 gene encoding uncharacterized protein LOC123915363 produces MTPLFPNSLNLPALTDLSLTRFEFHSGDGRAEPFSALEKLNSLTIRFCKVFDAENLSISSATLTNLTIQTKEERNYGKIELSTPNLSTFAYAGIPFEKICGSHLCSVKQVNIDAYMRVNNAEPPSNLLSWLKEFTEIKSLTVTSTTLEVLSLVPNLLKDKFHSLSNLETLRVKKVGISSASYDPMVHGKFVPLHEICQKEVDKFRKAIFKEGSPAIPDDIVVFLLQNSPSGKSSYH; encoded by the exons ATGACACCATTATTTCCAAATTCTCTAAATTTGCCAGCATTAACCGACTTGTCTCTGACGCGCTTTGAATTTCATAGCGGAGATGGTCGAGCCGAACCCTTTTCAGCACTAGAAAAATTGAATAGTTTGACCATTCGGTTTTGTAAAGTTTTTGATGCAGAAAATCTCAGCATATCTAGTGCCACACTTACCAATTTAACTATACAAACAAAGGAGGAACGGAATTATGGCAAAATTGAACTATCTACTCCAAATCTTTCTACATTTGCTTATGCTGGTATTCCCTTTGAGAAAATATGTGGGAGCCATCTTTGTTCTGTTAAACAAGTAAATATTGATGCATATATGCGCGTGAATAATGCAGAGCCTCCATCCAATTTACTCAGCTGGCTGAAAGAGTTTACTGAAATCAAATCATTGACGGTAACTTCAACTACTCTTGAG GTTCTCTCCTTAGTTCCTAATTTATTGAAGGATAAATTTCACTCCTTGAGTAACTTGGAAACACTGAGAGTAAAAAAGGTAGGAATTTCATCTGCATCTTATGATCCAATGGTACATGGCAAATTCGTGCCGCTGCATGAAATATGCCAAAAAGAAGTTGACAAGTTTCGAAAAGCAATATTTAAAGAAGGATCTCCAGCCATACCTGATGATATAGTTGTCTTTTTGCTTCAAAACTCACCTTCAGGAAAAAGTTCATATCATTAA
- the LOC123913207 gene encoding subtilisin inhibitor CLSI-I-like has product MAEEKQGNGINPPQVKPNEPLPRTYNQLLVTNNRTKTSWPELVGATAEEAERKIKEEISGAEVQVVPPDSFVTADYRTQRVRLYVDESNKVIRTPGIG; this is encoded by the exons ATGGCAGAGGAAAAACAAGGAAATGGAATCAATCCTCCTCAGGTCAAGCCAAATGAACCCTTGCCTA GGACTTACAACCAACTTCTAGTGACAAATAACCGTACAAAAACAAGTTGGCCTGAGCTAGTTGGTGCCACTGCAGAAGAAGCTGAGAGGAAGATAAAGGAAGAGATCTCTGGTGCTGAAGTTCAAGTTGTGCCTCCTGATTCATTTGTCACTGCTGATTATCGGACTCAGAGAGTTCGATTGTATGTTGATGAATCTAATAAGGTCATTAGGACTCCAGGAATTGGCTAA
- the LOC123913205 gene encoding putative disease resistance RPP13-like protein 1, with product MAEAVIGGAFLSAFLDVIFKRLTSPEVANLIHGNKLDKKLLQRLETTLKVVRTVLNDAEKKQIRDSDINNWLNDLKDAVYVADDLLDEVSTETVTQKEVTNLFFSLFNLQDREMVSKFEDIVERLESILKLKESLDLKEIAVENFSYKTPSTSLQDGSRVYGRDEDKEAVVKFLLDDNRDDGKEVSVMAIVGMGGVGKTTLAQLVYNDDYLKLVFDLKAWVCVSEEFEILRVTKIITQAVTGRPCEMNDLNLLQLELQDMLKEKKFLIVLDDVWIEDYVNWDLLKKPFPRGVRGSKILVTTRSEKVASVVQTVQTYRLNQLSNEDCWSVFGNHACFTPGSGRNAEALETIGREIVKKCKGLPLAAQSLGGILRRKDDIMDWSNVLKSDIWELSESESKIIPALRISYHYLPPHLKRCFVYCSLYPKDYEFEENDLILLWMAEDLLLPPRKGRTLEEVGSEYFDYLVSRSFFQQSSTRNMSFVMHDLMHDLATFLGGEFFFRSEELAKETKINIKARHLSFTKFNGLISENFEVLGRVKFLRTFLPINFEVAAFNNEKVPCILLLKLKYLRVLSFCRFRNLDMLPDSIGKLIHLRYLNLSLTGITTLPESLCSLYNLQTLNLFGCYKLTMLPCGMQTLVNLCYLDISETALKEMPKSMSKLNKLHHLSYFIVGKQEEDGIKELGELSNLHGSLSIRKLENVTAGSEALEARMMDKKHIDSLFLVWFSSDDCTDSRTELDILCKLQPYQDLKLLSIEGYRGTRFPNWVGNSSYHNMTSLTISSCKNCFSLPSLGQLTSLKYLTISDLDRLETIDASFYKNDDSSSSVTPFPVLEFIEFENMPCWKVWHSSKVYAFPQLKRLTIDNCPKLRGDLPNHLPSLKTLVIRSCEHLVSSLPKAPSARILQIVKSDKVVLQELPFSIEFLKIKGSSMVESVLEAITVTQPTCVRYLELTDCSSSISYPGSCLSISMKTLHIEDFRKLEFTKQHNHRLLESLSIHNSCDSLTSLPLDIFPNLKRLYISNCENLESLLVSQSHDFTLQNLTSFEIRECPNLVSLSSEGLPAPNMTRFLISKCNKLKSLPHQMNILLPKLEYFRLENCPEIESFPESGMPPKLRSIRITNCAKLLSGWSWPSMDRLTDVTIEGPCDAIKSFPKEGLLHSSLKSLTLLTLSSLEMLDCKGLRHLTSLQQLRIIDCPKLENMVGRETLPASILNLYIIRCPLLKERCYMKHPQIWNKISHIKDISVDHKRIS from the coding sequence ATGGCAGAAGCAGTGATTGGTGGTGCTTTCCTCTCAGCTTTCCTTGATGTTATCTTCAAAAGGTTGACATCACCCGAAGTTGCCAACTTGATCCATGGAAACAAGCTTGACAAGAAATTACTTCAGAGGCTGGAGACAACTCTGAAAGTGGTTAGAACTGTTCTTAATGATGCTGAGAAGAAACAAATCAGGGATTCTGATATCAACAACTGGCTCAATGATCTCAAAGATGCTGTCTATGTTGCTGATGACTTATTGGATGAAGTTTCAACCGAAACTGTGACTCAAAAAGAGGTAACCAATCTGTTTTTTAGCCTTTTCAACTTGCAAGATAGGGAGATGGTTAGTAAGTTTGAAGATATAGTTGAGAGACTAGAATCAATCTTGAAACTCAAAGAGAGTCTTGATCTCAAAGAGATCGCGGTGGAGAATTTCTCATATAAAACTCCATCAACATCTCTCCAAGACGGATCTCGTGTATATGGTAGGGACGAAGACAAGGAGGCCGTTGTCAAGTTTTTGTTAGATGATAACCGTGATGATGGCAAAGAAGTATCTGTGATGGCTATTGTGGGCATGGGAGGGGTAGGAAAGACTACTTTAGCTCAGTTGGTGTACAATGATGACTATTTGAAGCTTGTATTTGATCTTAAAGCTTGGGTTTGTGTTTCCGAAGAGTTTGAAATTTTGAGGGTTACAAAGATTATAACACAAGCAGTTACCGGAAGACCTTGTGAAATGAATGATCTGAATTTACTTCAGCTTGAATTGCAGGATATgttgaaagaaaagaaattctTGATTGTTTTGGACGATGTTTGGATTGAGGATTATGTCAATTGGGATCTTCTTAAAAAACCTTTTCCACGTGGGGTTAGGGGAAGTAAAATTCTTGTAACAACTCGCAGTGAAAAGGTTGCGTCTGTAGTCCAAACGGTTCAAACTTACAGGCTAAACCAGTTGTCGAATGAAGATTGTTGGTCAGTGTTTGGAAACCATGCTTGTTTTACTCCAGGATCTGGTAGGAATGCGGAAGCTCTAGAAACAATTGGCCGAGAGATTGTTAAAAAGTGTAAGGGATTACCTTTAGCAGCACAATCACTTGGAGGTATATTGCGAAGAAAAGATGATATTATGGATTGGAGTAATGTGCTGAAGAGTGACATTTGGGAACTATCTGAAAGTGAAAGTAAGATCATTCCGGCTTTGAGAATTAGTTATCATTATCTCCCTCCACATTTAAAACGTTGCTTTGTTTATTGTTCGTTATATCCCAAAGATTATGAATTTGAGGAAAATGATTTAATCTTGTTGTGGATGGCGGAAGATCTTTTATTGCCACCAAGAAAAGGAAGGACTTTAGAAGAGGTTGGTTCTGAGTATTTTGATTATTTAGTTTCAAGATCATTTTTTCAACAATCAAGTACTCGGAACATGTCGTTTGTGATGCACGATCTCATGCATGATTTAGCAACGTTCCTTGGCGGAGAATTCTTCTTTAGATCAGAAGAACTTGCGAAAGAAACCAAGATTAACATCAAGGCTCGTCATTTGTCATTCACCAAATTCAATGGTCTAATCTCAGAAAACTTTGAAGTGCTTGGTAGAGTAAAATTTCTGAGAACATTCTTACCGATCAATTTTGAAGTTGCTGCATTCAACAACGAAAAGGTGCCATGTATCTTGCTACTGAAGCTTAAATACTTAAGAGTTTTGTCATTTTGTCGCTTCCGAAATCTTGACATGTTGCCCGATTCAATAGGAAAATTGATCCATTTGCGTTACTTGAATCTCTCATTGACAGGAATAACGACTTTGCCAGAGTCGTTGTGTAGTTTGTACAATCTGCAAACTTTGAATCTGTTTGGTTGTTATAAGCTGACTATGCTACCATGTGGAATGCAAACTCTTGTGAACTTGTGCTATCTTGATATTTCTGAAACTGCATTAAAGGAGATGCCGAAAAGTATGAGCAAATTAAACAAGTTGCATCATTTAAGTTATTTCATTGTCGGCAAGCAAGAAGAGGACGGTATCAAGGAATTGGGAGAACTTTCAAATCTTCATGGATCGCTTTCCATTCGGAAGTTAGAGAATGTTACTGCTGGGAGTGAAGCATTGGAGGCAAGAATGATGGATAAGAAGCACATTGACAGTTTATTCTTGGTATGGTTTTCGAGTGATGATTGTACAGATTCCCGAACAGAACTCGATATACTTTGCAAATTACAGCCTTATCAAGACCTGAAATTGTTATCGATAGAAGGCTATAGAGGTACAAGATTTCCAAATTGGGTTGGAAATTCTTCCTACCACAATATGACTAGTCTAACAATATCTTCTTGTAAGAATTGTTTTTCGCTTCCTTCACTCGGGCAACTTACATCTCTCAAGTACCTAACTATTTCAGATTTGGACAGGCTAGAGACTATAGATGCTAGTTTCTACAAAAACGACGATTCTTCTTCTTCGGTGACACCATTTCCTGTGCTTGAATTTATTGAATTTGAAAACATGCCTTGTTGGAAGGTGTGGCATTCATCTAAGGTGTATGCTTTTCCTCAACTTAAGCGTCTTACAATAGATAATTGTCCAAAATTACGAGGAGATTTACCAAATCATCTTCCTTCATTGAAAACACTTGTGATTAGAAGTTGCGAGCATCTTGTCTCTTCTCTCCCAAAAGCTCCTTCTGCTCGCATTTTGCAGATAGTTAAAAGTGATAAAGTAGTCTTGCAAGAATTACCTTTTTCAATAgaattcttaaaaattaaagGAAGCTCAATGGTTGAGTCTGTGCTTGAGGCCATCACCGTCACACAACCAACATGTGTTCGATATTTAGAATTAACCGATTGTTCATCTTCCATATCTTATCCAGGTAGTTGTTTATCCATATCAATGAAGACTCTTCATATAGAGGATTTTAGAAAACTAGAATTCACAAAACAGCACAATCACAGGTTACTAGAGTCATTGTCAATACACAACAGCTGTGATTCGCTCACATCGCTCCCATTGGACATCTTTCCGAATCTCAAACGTCTCTACATCAGCAACTGTGAAAATCTTGAATCTCTTTTGGTGTCACAGTCACATGATTTCACTCTTCAAAACTTGACTTCTTTTGAGATCCGTGAATGCCCGAATCTAGTATCATTGTCAAGTGAAGGATTGCCTGCGCCCAACATGACACGCTTTCTCATTTCCAAGTGCAACAAGTTAAAGTCACTGCCTCATCAGATGAATATTCTTCTCCCAAAGTTAGAATATTTCCGACTAGAAAACTGTCCGGAAATCGAATCCTTTCCAGAAAGTGGTATGCCGCCTAAGTTGAGATCAATTCGTATCACGAATTGCGCGAAACTACTTAGCGGCTGGTCCTGGCCATCCATGGACAGGCTTACTGATGTCACAATTGAAGGTCCATGCGATGCGATCAAGTCTTTCCCAAAGGAAGGTTTGTTACATTCCTCTCTTAAGTCTCTAACCCTACTCACATTGTCTAGTTTGGAGATGTTGGATTGTAAGGGCCTTCGCCATCTCACCTCCCTCCAACAGTTAAGAATAATTGATTGCCCGAAATTGGAGAACATGGTTGGAAGAGAAACACTGCCTGCCTCTATATTAAATCTTTACATCATTAGATGTCCTTTGCTGAAAGAAAGGTGCTACATGAAGCATCCTCAAATTTGGAACAAAATTTCACACATCAAGGACATTAGCGTTGATCATAAACGGATTTCGTGA
- the LOC123913208 gene encoding calmodulin binding protein PICBP-like yields the protein MVQRKVQNKLSINIQHVKSEKFLANMKISSSSSHQNQDGKTKVSDMKKKMKKSKLVKISDLETLQLQQSTPPSSVSRRTTTQDCSPNYMKPTSSSQSKKELFHVGLRKTQSCSVIENLDRKFSSESKAICKKPSLSLVRTLTKTTSFKGCRNFPRKSTRATCSSTLKDAKFPSYLKLNPGGTELEGSSVMRVCSYSYCSLNGHHHHNYGDLPPLKTFMSSRRRVLKRVKLEALSPRSRRLKVVGEVEKKGCDVEHNVFDEKPEHDEIGMDFFIEIYADEKKDAESTGEEEIGKTDFLEDVVDHEGIIKSKIEDDGIEADFLKKVEDQEKNEVADEDQQTSWSHEEMSMEGADNNMDDSDSEAGDMECEEEQFYGFGHEHEADSSVYTDEENDSKSESSSQSSHDVSVIWLDDILSSYYDDIILVDETIKEAKSEEKIYLEEQPQDDKSGSNETQEIGYPCSDVGCDQSSLADEIFDYLINAEENVDETSQENKDDNINKVKIQIQPSPSGFELCSLRPTDQTLTADQAPHEEKSQIQLFDVVEEIIKDIQDQGKGNKRTSCRVDEEEEENTRENWKGIIRRKRCVEDEDDEMRKFNPRDPNFLPLVPEKEKEKVDLRHQMMDERKNAEDWMVDCALRQVVNKLAPARKKKVALLVEAFETVIPKCESHLRNKSGFAHSRHIQACS from the coding sequence ATGGTTCAAAGAAAGGTTCAAAATAAGCTTAGTATCAATATTCAACATGTTAAATCAGAGAAATTTTTAGCAAACATGaaaatttcttcatcttcatctcaTCAAAACCAAGatggaaaaacaaaagtttctgatatgaagaagaaaatgaagaaatcaAAGTTAGTAAAAATTTCTGATCTTGAAactcttcaacttcaacaatcAACACCACCTTCATCAGTTTCAAGAAGAACAACAACACAAGATTGTTCACCAAATTACATGAAACCCACAAGTAGTTCACAATCAAAAAAGGAACTTTTTCATGTGGGTCTTAGAAAAACTCAATCTTGTTCTGTTATTGAGAATCTTGATAGAAAATTTTCAAGTGAATCAAAAGCTATATGTAAAAAACCTAGTTTGAGTTTGGTTAGAACATTAACAAAAACTACTAGTTTCAAAGGTTGTAGAAATTTTCCTAGAAAATCAACAAGAGCTACTTGTTCTTCAACTTTGAAAGATGCAAAATTTCCTTCATATCTTAAGCTTAATCCTGGTGGAACTGAGTTAGAAGGAAGTTCAGTTATGAGGGTTTGTTCATATAGTTATTGTTCTCTTAAtggtcatcatcatcataattatGGTGATTTGCCTCCTTTGAAGACGTTTATGTCTTCGAGGAGACGTGTTTTGAAGCGGGTGAAGCTTGAAGCGCTGAGTCCTCGAAGTCGAAGATTGAAGGTGGTGGGTGAGGTGGAAAAGAAGGGCTGTGATGTTGAGCATAATGTGTTTGATGAAAAGCCTGAGCATGATGAAATTGGCATGGATTTCTTCATTGAAATATATGCTGATGAAAAAAAGGATGCAGAATCTACAGGTGAAGAAGAAATTGGGAAAACCGATTTTCTCGAAGATGTTGTGGATCATGAAGGTATCATCAAGTCAAAAATTGAAGATGATGGTATAGAAGCAGATTTTCTGAAAAAGGTCGAGGATCAAGAGAAAAATGAAGTTGCAGATGAAGATCAACAAACTAGTTGGTCTCATGAAGAAATGAGTATGGAGGGTGCCGACAATAACATGGATGATTCTGATTCGGAGGCCGGTGATATGGAGTGTGAAGAGGAACAATTTTATGGATTTGGTCATGAACATGAGGCTGATTCTTCTGTTTACACAGATGAGGAAAATGATTCAAAATCTGAGTCCTCATCTCAGAGTTCTCATGATGTGTCAGTGATATGGTTAGATGATATCCTTAGCAGCTATTATGATGATATTATTCTTGTTGATGAAACAATCAAAGAAGCCAAATCAGAAGAAAAAATCTATCTTGAAGAACAGCCTCAAGATGACAAAAGTGGAAGCAATGAGACTCAAGAAATCGGTTACCCCTGCAGTGATGTCGGTTGCGACCAATCTTCTTTGGCAGATGAAATATTTGATTACCTGATAAACGCTGAAGAAAATGTTGATGAGACTAGCCAAGAGAACAAAGATGATAACATCAACAAAGTGAAGATCCAAATTCAACCGTCTCCGAGTGGATTTGAACTGTGTTCCTTGAGGCCAACAGACCAAACTCTTACAGCTGATCAGGCACCTCATGAAGAGAAGAGtcaaattcaattatttgaTGTGGTTGAAGAAATCATCAAAGATATTCAAGATCAAGGCAAAGGTAATAAAAGAACAAGTTGCAGAGTTgatgaagaggaagaggaaAACACAAGAGAGAATTGGAAAGGTATAATTAGGAGAAAGAGGTGTGTTGAAGATGAAGACGATGAAATGAGGAAGTTTAATCCAAGAGATCCAAATTTTTTGCCTTTGGTTcctgaaaaagaaaaggaaaaggtTGATTTGAGACATCAAATGATGGATGAGAGAAAGAATGCAGAGGATTGGATGGTTGATTGTGCACTAAGACAAGTTGTTAACAAGCTTGCTCCTGCTAGGAAGAAGAAGGTTGCATTGCTAGTTGAAGCATTTGAAACTGTTATACCTAAATGTGAATCTCATTTGAGAAACAAATCAGGGTTTGCTCATTCTAGACACATTCAAGCTTGCAGCTGA